The Parabacteroides sp. AD58 genome includes a window with the following:
- the argH gene encoding argininosuccinate lyase, with product MAQKLWEKNVQVDHEVDVFTVGRDREMDLYLAKYDVLGSMAHITMLEKIGLLKADELKQLLAELRKIYAIAEAGKFVIEDGIEDVHSQVELMLTRQLGDMGKKIHSGRSRNDQVLVDLKLYTRAEIQELVQLVQDLFNVLQQQSERYKDVLLPGYTHLQIAMPSSFGLWFGAYAESLTDDMLLLQAAYRICNRNPLGSAAGYGSSFPLNRQMTTDLLGFDSMDYNVVYAQMGRGKMERTVAFALAGIAGTLSKLAFDACLFNSQNFGFIKLPDQFTTGSSIMPHKKNPDVFELTRAKCNKIQGLPNQITLICNNLPSGYFRDLQIIKEVFLPSFDELKDCLRMVTHMMREVKVNEHILDDDKYSLLFSVEEVNRRVLAGVPFRDAYKQVGLEIEAGKFVADKHVHHTHEGSIGNLCNSEIAALMQKAVDGFHFEKMNAAVEALLKNV from the coding sequence ATGGCTCAAAAACTTTGGGAAAAGAATGTCCAGGTAGATCATGAAGTGGATGTGTTCACGGTTGGTCGTGACCGTGAAATGGATTTATACTTGGCGAAATATGATGTGCTGGGTTCGATGGCACATATAACCATGCTTGAAAAGATCGGTTTGTTGAAAGCCGACGAATTGAAGCAGCTGTTGGCTGAGTTGCGTAAGATTTATGCGATTGCTGAAGCTGGAAAGTTTGTGATAGAGGATGGTATTGAAGATGTACATTCGCAGGTGGAACTGATGCTGACCCGTCAGTTGGGCGATATGGGAAAGAAGATTCACAGCGGCCGTTCGCGAAATGATCAGGTATTGGTGGATCTGAAATTATACACACGTGCCGAAATACAGGAGTTGGTACAGTTGGTGCAGGATTTGTTTAATGTGCTTCAACAGCAGAGTGAACGTTATAAAGATGTACTGTTACCAGGTTACACGCATTTGCAGATCGCTATGCCTTCTTCTTTTGGCCTTTGGTTTGGCGCGTATGCCGAAAGTCTGACAGATGATATGCTGTTGTTGCAGGCGGCATATCGGATTTGTAATCGGAATCCTTTAGGCTCGGCTGCCGGTTATGGCTCTTCATTTCCGTTGAACCGTCAGATGACGACTGATTTATTAGGCTTTGATTCCATGGATTACAATGTCGTTTATGCCCAGATGGGACGTGGCAAGATGGAGCGGACCGTGGCTTTTGCCCTGGCTGGTATTGCCGGAACATTGTCTAAGCTGGCATTTGATGCCTGTCTGTTCAACAGCCAGAATTTTGGTTTTATCAAGTTGCCGGATCAGTTTACGACGGGTTCCAGCATCATGCCGCATAAGAAGAATCCGGATGTGTTTGAACTGACGCGTGCAAAATGCAATAAAATCCAGGGTTTGCCCAATCAGATTACCTTGATCTGTAATAATCTGCCTTCGGGTTATTTCCGTGATCTGCAGATTATCAAGGAAGTATTCCTGCCTTCGTTTGATGAATTGAAGGATTGCTTGCGGATGGTTACTCATATGATGCGTGAAGTCAAGGTGAATGAACATATTCTGGATGATGACAAATATTCATTGTTGTTCAGTGTAGAAGAAGTCAATCGCCGTGTGTTGGCCGGTGTTCCTTTCCGGGATGCCTACAAGCAGGTTGGATTAGAGATCGAAGCTGGCAAGTTTGTGGCAGACAAGCATGTGCATCATACCCATGAAGGCAGTATCGGCAATTTATGCAATTCCGAAATCGCTGCTTTGATGCAGAAAGCGGTAGATGGTTTCCATTTCGAGAAAATGAATGCAGCTGTTGAAGCCTTGTTAAAGAATGTCTGA
- the pyrE gene encoding orotate phosphoribosyltransferase yields the protein MKTLERLVAEKLLKIKAVKLQPANPFTWASGWKSPIYNDNRKTLSYPAVRSFIKLELARMVSEKYENVDAIAGVATGAIAQGALVADLLGLPFVYIRSTPKDHGLENLIEGELKPGSKVVIIEDLVSTGGSSLKAVQAVRNFGCDVIGMVAIFTYGFPVAVEAFKEAKVTLNTLSNYDAVLEEAVRTDYIAESEIAVLQEWRKDPAGWNPDK from the coding sequence ATGAAAACACTGGAAAGATTAGTCGCAGAAAAATTATTGAAGATTAAGGCTGTGAAATTGCAGCCTGCGAATCCATTTACCTGGGCTTCAGGTTGGAAATCTCCTATTTACAATGACAATCGCAAGACACTTTCATATCCGGCTGTCCGTAGTTTCATCAAGTTGGAATTAGCACGTATGGTAAGTGAGAAGTATGAAAATGTAGATGCGATTGCGGGCGTTGCTACCGGTGCTATTGCACAAGGCGCGTTAGTAGCTGACTTACTGGGATTGCCTTTCGTTTATATTCGTTCAACCCCAAAAGACCATGGTCTGGAGAACTTGATTGAAGGAGAATTGAAACCCGGATCGAAAGTGGTTATTATTGAAGACTTGGTTTCAACAGGCGGAAGTAGTTTGAAAGCAGTTCAGGCAGTACGTAATTTTGGTTGTGACGTAATCGGTATGGTGGCAATCTTTACGTATGGTTTCCCGGTAGCTGTAGAAGCTTTCAAGGAAGCAAAGGTTACTCTGAACACATTGAGTAATTATGATGCAGTATTGGAAGAAGCTGTTCGCACAGATTATATTGCTGAATCAGAAATTGCAGTATTGCAAGAGTGGAGAAAAGATCCGGCTGGCTGGAACCCTGATAAATAA
- a CDS encoding ComF family protein has product MKNSIWNDFLHLFYPRLCMLCEEPLVEGEEQVCLSCLCDLPRIRHQDTETWNSLFVGKSEIRLAYAFFLFEKGGHVQQLIHALKYYDNKELAFSLGRLAFRHLQQENHPLCGFDVLLPVPLHPKRLKERGYNQSEWIAKGIQSVLSVPIETSVLVRGVKTETQTHRNVYDRWTNMQDVFELADAEKLKNKKVLLIDDVLTTGATFNACAAALGDIPGIELGAFALAKV; this is encoded by the coding sequence ATGAAGAATTCGATATGGAATGATTTCCTGCATCTGTTTTATCCGAGGTTGTGTATGCTTTGTGAAGAACCTCTGGTAGAAGGGGAAGAACAGGTTTGCTTGAGTTGCCTGTGTGATCTGCCGCGTATAAGACACCAGGATACTGAAACGTGGAATTCTTTGTTTGTGGGGAAGTCGGAGATCAGACTGGCTTATGCTTTCTTCCTCTTTGAAAAAGGCGGGCATGTACAGCAGTTGATTCATGCGTTGAAATATTATGATAATAAAGAACTGGCCTTTAGTCTGGGGCGCTTGGCTTTTCGTCATTTACAGCAAGAAAATCATCCTTTATGCGGATTCGATGTCTTATTGCCCGTTCCTTTGCATCCGAAGCGATTGAAGGAACGAGGATATAATCAATCGGAATGGATTGCCAAGGGCATACAATCCGTGTTGTCTGTACCGATTGAAACGTCGGTTTTGGTGCGCGGTGTAAAAACAGAAACGCAGACTCACCGGAATGTGTATGACCGGTGGACCAATATGCAGGATGTATTTGAACTGGCAGATGCTGAAAAGTTGAAAAACAAGAAAGTATTATTGATAGATGATGTACTTACGACGGGTGCCACTTTTAATGCGTGTGCAGCTGCTTTAGGAGATATTCCGGGCATAGAGTTAGGCGCTTTTGCTCTTGCAAAAGTATAA
- a CDS encoding regulatory protein RecX, with product MKKLDEQEMLHRMAAYCSSAERCEQEVRQKLEKTELEQEAVTRIISRLKQEKFIDESRFARAFVNDKFRFNRWGKYKIRCELQRKGISEEVIDQALALLEAEAYNQVLMELLKAKMKSVKAKDDRERYYKLLRFAAGRGFQPAEAALCLKRLIKDSAHEEFDME from the coding sequence ATGAAAAAGTTGGATGAACAGGAAATGTTACATCGCATGGCAGCGTATTGCTCTTCTGCCGAGAGATGCGAACAGGAGGTCCGGCAGAAGCTGGAGAAGACAGAATTGGAGCAAGAGGCTGTGACGCGCATTATAAGTCGTTTGAAGCAGGAGAAATTTATTGATGAATCCCGTTTTGCCCGTGCCTTTGTCAATGATAAGTTCCGGTTCAACCGCTGGGGAAAATACAAGATTCGTTGTGAGTTACAGCGTAAAGGTATTTCCGAAGAAGTGATTGATCAGGCTTTGGCTTTGTTGGAAGCAGAAGCATATAACCAGGTTTTGATGGAACTGCTGAAAGCAAAAATGAAGTCTGTCAAGGCGAAAGATGATCGGGAACGCTATTATAAGCTGCTGCGCTTTGCTGCAGGACGCGGATTTCAACCTGCTGAAGCCGCTTTGTGCCTGAAACGACTGATAAAAGATAGCGCTCATGAAGAATTCGATATGGAATGA
- the prmC gene encoding peptide chain release factor N(5)-glutamine methyltransferase translates to MKQALANIHQQLDALYPPGELRELIRWMMEEVAGIPPYRLLLADDVLTDHQRQQIAAMVERLAKKEPIQYILGKTTFCGLPFQVNREVLIPRPETEELVRLIVDDFTSHPSVRILDIGTGSGCIAVSLASFLPGAQVTGLDVSSLALQVAAGNAALNQVSVSWISQDVLSADVDSCLGQYDCIVSNPPYIMEHEQQEMDAGVLNYEPHQALFVPDTDPLLFYRRIVQLAKRHLTAGGWLYFEINEQCGDAMRELLNRERFSQTEIIKDYFGKDRMLKAQLVL, encoded by the coding sequence ATGAAGCAAGCATTGGCTAACATACATCAGCAGTTGGATGCGCTATATCCGCCAGGAGAACTGAGGGAACTGATCCGTTGGATGATGGAAGAGGTGGCAGGTATTCCTCCTTATCGTTTGCTGTTGGCAGACGATGTATTGACGGATCATCAGCGGCAACAGATTGCTGCGATGGTGGAACGGTTGGCAAAGAAGGAACCAATTCAGTATATTTTAGGAAAAACGACTTTCTGCGGATTGCCTTTTCAGGTAAATCGGGAGGTATTGATACCCCGTCCTGAAACGGAAGAGCTGGTCCGTCTGATTGTTGATGATTTCACTTCTCATCCCTCTGTACGGATATTGGATATTGGGACAGGGAGTGGCTGTATCGCGGTTTCTCTGGCATCATTTCTTCCTGGTGCTCAAGTAACGGGATTGGATGTATCTTCATTGGCTTTGCAGGTAGCTGCGGGTAATGCGGCATTGAATCAGGTGTCAGTTTCATGGATAAGTCAGGATGTCTTGTCGGCCGATGTCGATTCTTGCTTAGGTCAATATGACTGTATTGTAAGTAATCCACCTTATATCATGGAGCATGAACAGCAAGAGATGGATGCGGGAGTGTTGAATTATGAACCTCATCAGGCCCTTTTTGTACCTGATACCGATCCTCTGTTGTTTTATCGTCGGATTGTGCAATTGGCAAAACGACATTTGACGGCTGGAGGTTGGTTGTATTTTGAAATCAATGAGCAGTGTGGAGATGCAATGCGTGAATTATTAAATAGGGAAAGATTCAGTCAGACAGAAATTATCAAAGATTATTTTGGAAAAGATAGAATGCTTAAAGCTCAGCTTGTACTATGA
- a CDS encoding 4Fe-4S binding protein produces MNYKHVHVIYFSPTHSSAKIAHAIVEGMGAVSYSESDLTYEMPESEEAVEKELTIVAVPVYGGRVPDTAVKRLQKFVGKESPVVPVVVYGNRDYEDALLELSDLLVQQGFTLLAAAAFVGEHSFSCSQYPVAAGRPDQKDHDDAFLFGQHVLEKLEAYPSLEALPPLKVKGNRPYKEKKAAAPSAPLVDASRCNLCGHCVDICPVGAISIQNGEMISDPVLCIKCCACVKECPEEARTFPNPFAEYLYKNFSARKAPELFL; encoded by the coding sequence ATGAACTATAAGCATGTACATGTCATTTATTTTTCTCCCACACACTCTTCGGCTAAAATAGCCCACGCCATTGTGGAAGGAATGGGGGCGGTTTCGTATTCAGAATCCGATTTGACTTACGAAATGCCTGAATCGGAAGAAGCGGTAGAAAAAGAACTGACGATCGTGGCCGTACCGGTGTACGGAGGGCGTGTGCCCGATACGGCGGTAAAACGCCTGCAGAAATTTGTCGGGAAAGAATCTCCGGTAGTTCCTGTGGTTGTCTATGGAAACCGGGATTACGAAGATGCGTTGCTGGAATTGTCGGATTTGCTGGTACAACAGGGATTTACGTTGCTGGCCGCTGCCGCCTTTGTGGGAGAACATTCTTTCAGCTGCTCGCAATATCCGGTAGCTGCGGGGCGTCCGGATCAGAAAGATCATGATGATGCTTTCCTTTTCGGACAGCATGTGCTGGAAAAACTCGAGGCTTATCCTTCTTTGGAGGCTTTACCTCCTTTGAAAGTGAAGGGCAACAGACCTTACAAAGAAAAGAAAGCAGCGGCGCCGTCGGCTCCACTTGTCGATGCCTCTCGCTGTAATCTGTGCGGACATTGTGTGGATATCTGTCCGGTAGGGGCAATTTCCATACAGAACGGTGAAATGATCAGTGATCCCGTTCTTTGCATCAAGTGTTGTGCCTGTGTAAAAGAATGCCCGGAAGAAGCACGGACGTTCCCGAATCCTTTTGCTGAATACTTGTATAAGAACTTCAGCGCGCGTAAAGCCCCTGAATTGTTCTTATGA
- a CDS encoding TlpA family protein disulfide reductase — protein MKKFLFITFSLLLACVAWSQNDSNDIVKVGDAMPAFTIVHDDGTQLTSSSLKGKVILVNLFATWCPPCQKELAAVKDQLWPKYKDNKDFVLLVIGREHTDADLTKYNQKKGFAFPLYPDKNRAIFNAFAKNLIPRSYLIGKDGKVVYTSKGYTDQEFAELMKQIEGALKK, from the coding sequence ATGAAGAAATTTTTGTTTATTACATTCAGTCTTTTGCTGGCCTGTGTGGCCTGGTCTCAAAATGATTCAAATGACATCGTGAAAGTGGGTGATGCCATGCCGGCCTTTACGATTGTGCACGACGACGGAACACAGCTGACTTCTTCTTCGTTGAAGGGAAAGGTCATTTTGGTAAACTTGTTTGCCACCTGGTGTCCGCCCTGTCAGAAGGAACTGGCAGCTGTAAAAGATCAGCTTTGGCCGAAATACAAAGACAATAAAGATTTTGTTTTGCTGGTGATCGGTCGGGAACATACGGATGCCGACCTGACAAAGTATAACCAGAAGAAAGGCTTTGCTTTTCCGTTGTATCCGGACAAGAACCGGGCCATCTTTAATGCCTTTGCCAAAAACCTGATTCCCCGCAGTTATCTGATCGGGAAAGACGGCAAGGTCGTTTATACCAGTAAAGGCTATACAGATCAGGAATTTGCGGAGTTGATGAAACAAATAGAAGGAGCATTAAAGAAATGA
- a CDS encoding indolepyruvate oxidoreductase subunit beta: MKTDIILSGVGGQGILSIAAAIGEAALKEGLYMKQAEVHGMSQRGGDVQSNLRLSDRPIASDLIPLGHADLIISLEPMESLRYLPYLNKEGWLVTNSQPFINIPNYPDLEKVKAELDKLPHKVVLDVEAIAKEAGSMRAANIVMLGAATPFLGIEYEKIEDGVRSIFARKGEEIVAMNLKALKAGYELAQKHNQ; encoded by the coding sequence ATGAAAACAGATATTATATTGTCAGGTGTAGGCGGACAGGGAATCCTTTCGATTGCTGCCGCTATTGGTGAAGCTGCCTTAAAGGAAGGTTTGTATATGAAGCAGGCAGAAGTACACGGTATGAGTCAGCGTGGAGGCGATGTACAGTCGAATTTGCGTTTGTCGGATCGTCCGATTGCTTCGGATCTGATTCCGTTGGGACATGCCGATCTGATCATTTCTCTCGAGCCGATGGAAAGTCTGCGTTATCTGCCGTATCTGAATAAAGAAGGCTGGCTGGTAACAAATTCACAGCCGTTTATCAATATCCCGAATTATCCGGATCTGGAAAAAGTCAAGGCCGAACTGGATAAACTTCCCCATAAGGTGGTGTTGGATGTAGAAGCCATTGCCAAGGAAGCCGGCTCAATGCGGGCGGCCAATATCGTGATGCTGGGTGCGGCTACTCCGTTCTTGGGAATTGAATATGAAAAGATAGAAGATGGTGTTCGCAGTATCTTTGCCCGTAAGGGAGAAGAAATTGTTGCCATGAACCTGAAAGCTTTGAAAGCTGGATACGAACTGGCTCAGAAGCATAATCAGTAA
- a CDS encoding thiamine pyrophosphate-dependent enzyme, which produces MGKHLFLGDEAIAQAAIDAGLSGVYAYPGTPSTEVTEYIQNSPVARERKIHCNWSANEKTAMEAALGMSYAGKRSLCCMKHVGLNVAADCFMNAAMSGINGGMIILTADDPSMHSSQNEQDNRMYGNFAMIPMLEPSSQQEAYDMVYHGFELSEKLGYPILLRVTTRMAHSRAGVETQPMKEQLPMHCPEDGRQRFILLPALARQRYKKLIAAQEVFMQESENSPYNVYFDGPDKSLGIITTGIAFNYLAENCQNGFKHPVLKITQYPVPHDKLERLVDTCDEILVLEEGYPVVEQQLKGLLSKGLKVHGRLDGTLQHDGELTPDAVGVALGLEITEYYAKPEVVEQRPPALCQGCGHRDMYQALNEVLAEYPTAKVFGDIGCYTLGALPPFRAIDTCIDMGASITMAKGASDAGVFPAVSVIGDSTFTHSGMTGLLDCVNENTNITIVISDNETTAMTGGQDSAGTGRLESICAGIGVDPAHIRVMIPLKKNYEEMKAIIREEIEYKGVSVLIPRRECIQTLTRKKKANKK; this is translated from the coding sequence ATGGGAAAACATCTTTTTTTAGGGGATGAGGCAATTGCCCAGGCGGCTATTGATGCCGGTCTTTCGGGCGTATATGCCTATCCGGGAACGCCTTCTACTGAAGTAACCGAATATATTCAGAATTCTCCGGTGGCTCGTGAGCGGAAGATTCACTGTAACTGGAGTGCCAATGAGAAGACAGCGATGGAAGCTGCGTTGGGAATGAGTTATGCCGGAAAGCGTTCGTTGTGCTGTATGAAGCATGTCGGGTTAAATGTGGCAGCCGATTGCTTTATGAATGCAGCCATGAGTGGAATCAATGGCGGTATGATTATCCTGACAGCCGACGATCCATCAATGCACTCTTCGCAGAATGAACAGGATAACCGTATGTATGGCAATTTTGCCATGATTCCGATGCTGGAACCTTCCAGCCAGCAGGAAGCGTATGATATGGTTTATCATGGTTTTGAACTATCAGAAAAATTAGGATATCCGATTTTGTTGCGTGTGACAACACGTATGGCGCATTCGCGTGCCGGCGTGGAAACACAGCCGATGAAGGAACAGTTGCCGATGCATTGTCCGGAAGACGGGCGGCAGCGCTTTATCTTATTGCCGGCCTTAGCCCGTCAGCGTTATAAGAAACTGATTGCGGCTCAGGAAGTATTCATGCAGGAATCGGAGAATTCTCCTTATAACGTCTATTTCGACGGACCGGATAAGTCGTTGGGTATCATTACTACGGGTATTGCATTTAATTATCTGGCCGAGAATTGTCAGAACGGATTCAAGCATCCGGTCTTGAAGATCACGCAGTATCCGGTTCCTCACGATAAACTGGAACGTCTGGTCGATACTTGTGATGAGATTCTGGTGCTCGAAGAAGGTTATCCGGTAGTGGAACAGCAGTTGAAAGGCCTCTTGAGCAAAGGCTTGAAGGTACATGGCCGTCTGGATGGAACTTTACAGCATGATGGCGAATTGACACCGGATGCGGTTGGTGTTGCCTTAGGCTTGGAAATCACCGAATATTATGCAAAACCGGAAGTGGTAGAACAACGTCCGCCTGCACTTTGCCAGGGTTGTGGTCACCGGGATATGTATCAGGCCTTGAATGAAGTACTGGCTGAATACCCGACGGCAAAAGTCTTTGGCGATATCGGTTGTTATACTTTGGGCGCTCTGCCTCCTTTCCGTGCGATAGATACTTGTATTGATATGGGAGCTTCTATTACCATGGCCAAAGGTGCTTCGGATGCGGGCGTTTTCCCGGCTGTTTCGGTGATCGGCGATTCAACCTTTACGCATTCAGGTATGACCGGTTTGCTGGATTGTGTCAATGAGAATACCAACATTACCATTGTCATATCCGACAATGAGACGACGGCCATGACCGGCGGACAGGATTCTGCGGGAACAGGTCGCCTGGAATCTATATGTGCCGGTATCGGTGTAGATCCTGCACATATCCGGGTCATGATTCCTTTGAAGAAGAATTATGAGGAAATGAAGGCCATTATCCGCGAGGAAATTGAGTATAAAGGTGTTTCGGTTTTGATTCCGCGCCGTGAGTGTATTCAGACATTAACCAGAAAGAAAAAAGCGAATAAGAAATGA
- the mltG gene encoding endolytic transglycosylase MltG, with the protein MNKRFIFHHWIWICSIAVFLILFCCGLWIYRIIWAPNFFSEKPVYVYIDEHKDWDQLCRELEDSAACLHIASFRQLASWMNYAGHLKTGRYRVDPKMSNLDLVRRLRSGHQEAVRLTFIGVRSREELARRMDEELMLSGDELLRMMNDSAWCDSMGFNKQTIVAMFIPNTYEVYWNVSPERFMARMKREYKAFWNDARRQKAQAAGLTPIEVSVLASIIEEESAAVDEYPVIAGLYLNRLKAGIPLQADPTVKFAVGDFSLRRVLDKHLEVDSPYNTYKYAGLPPGPIRIPSIQALDAVLNYTKHRYLYMCAKEDFSGRHNFAVTLAEHNRNAARYRSELNRRKIF; encoded by the coding sequence ATGAACAAACGTTTCATCTTTCACCACTGGATCTGGATTTGCAGCATTGCGGTATTCCTGATTCTATTTTGTTGTGGGCTTTGGATTTACCGTATTATCTGGGCGCCAAATTTCTTTTCTGAAAAACCGGTGTATGTTTATATTGACGAACATAAGGACTGGGATCAGCTGTGTCGTGAACTGGAAGACTCGGCTGCCTGCCTGCATATCGCAAGTTTCCGTCAGTTGGCTTCGTGGATGAATTATGCCGGTCACCTAAAAACGGGACGGTATCGGGTAGATCCGAAGATGAGCAATCTGGATTTAGTCCGGCGTTTGCGGAGCGGACATCAGGAAGCTGTCCGGCTCACGTTTATAGGTGTGCGTTCGCGGGAAGAACTGGCCAGAAGAATGGATGAGGAACTGATGCTGAGCGGTGATGAACTGCTCCGGATGATGAACGATTCAGCTTGGTGTGATTCGATGGGGTTTAATAAACAGACCATTGTGGCGATGTTTATCCCCAATACGTATGAAGTATACTGGAATGTATCGCCCGAACGGTTTATGGCCCGGATGAAGCGGGAATATAAGGCTTTCTGGAATGACGCCAGGCGGCAGAAGGCGCAGGCGGCAGGACTGACTCCGATTGAAGTATCGGTCTTGGCTTCGATCATTGAAGAAGAGTCGGCGGCTGTAGATGAATATCCGGTCATTGCCGGATTGTATCTGAACCGGCTGAAAGCAGGGATTCCTTTACAGGCCGATCCGACCGTGAAGTTTGCCGTGGGTGATTTTTCGCTTCGCCGGGTATTGGACAAGCATCTGGAAGTCGATTCTCCTTATAATACCTATAAATATGCCGGACTACCACCGGGCCCGATCCGGATTCCTTCGATTCAGGCCTTAGATGCTGTCCTGAATTACACGAAACACCGTTATTTATATATGTGTGCGAAGGAAGATTTTTCTGGTCGCCATAATTTTGCGGTCACCTTGGCCGAGCACAATAGAAATGCTGCGAGATACCGTTCGGAACTTAACAGAAGAAAGATTTTTTAG
- a CDS encoding ABC transporter transmembrane domain-containing protein produces MLSSFIGVVYVGISLAFVYVCKMLMDIATGDVHARMEVYVGLLICCIVGQISLSAINTRLSVYNDVQLRNNLRYHLFSHLLDTAYIVDRKRRHTGDMLNRLIEDVRIVTNAIGQLFPSILVTSVQFIAAFFFLLY; encoded by the coding sequence ATGCTGAGCAGCTTTATAGGAGTCGTATATGTGGGTATTTCGTTAGCCTTTGTTTATGTATGTAAAATGCTGATGGATATAGCCACGGGCGATGTCCATGCTCGTATGGAAGTGTATGTCGGCCTATTGATATGCTGCATTGTTGGACAGATCTCCCTTTCTGCCATTAATACTCGTTTATCTGTTTATAATGATGTTCAGCTCCGGAATAATCTTCGGTATCATTTATTCTCTCATTTACTTGATACAGCATATATAGTTGATCGGAAACGACGTCACACAGGAGATATGCTTAATCGGCTGATTGAAGATGTCAGGATTGTAACTAATGCGATTGGCCAATTATTTCCGTCTATATTAGTAACAAGCGTTCAATTTATTGCCGCCTTCTTTTTCCTTTTGTATTAA
- a CDS encoding clostripain-related cysteine peptidase — protein sequence MKIVFLYLSLLMCLVLPGCSDSEPEITEEELPNRTILVYLAAENSLSSFALDDYDEMLSGMESVANNNHLLVYVDVNKDKQGMTALPKLIHIGKDQATGAIQETVVYEYPEQDDSSVTVERMVDVFNRAFTAYPAKSYGLVLWSHGDGWLPVSQSLRSFGQDGGSSGPQMDILDLEKAVSEGCQLLGASSHFDFIYFDACFMQGIEVAYQFRNYTDYLVACPLETPGPGSPYDLVLEPLFADSRADVVGMAETYYDSYAALYAGGVGGSNDHWTSGAAISVVNTAGLTYLAEETRSIYQNHADEIYALTEADLADVQVFDSDRRYGGVYKQAYYDFGDLVKHIASDDEYSRWSLALNEAVPYKASTPTCYSVYYGGWGGNMPILSFSGLSSYFPFQQDTKYASWNTYYKGLAWAEYIGLW from the coding sequence ATGAAGATCGTTTTTCTATATTTGTCGTTGCTGATGTGTCTGGTGTTGCCGGGTTGTTCCGATTCGGAACCGGAGATAACAGAAGAAGAGTTGCCGAACCGGACTATTCTGGTTTATTTGGCGGCCGAGAACTCGTTGTCATCGTTTGCTTTGGATGATTATGATGAGATGCTTTCCGGTATGGAGTCTGTTGCCAACAATAACCATCTGCTGGTGTATGTGGATGTAAATAAGGACAAACAGGGAATGACGGCTTTACCCAAACTGATTCACATTGGGAAAGACCAGGCTACGGGTGCGATACAGGAAACTGTCGTATATGAATATCCGGAACAGGACGATTCATCGGTGACGGTCGAACGGATGGTGGATGTGTTCAATAGGGCATTTACGGCTTATCCGGCGAAGAGTTACGGACTGGTTCTCTGGTCACATGGCGATGGCTGGTTGCCTGTTTCCCAATCTCTGCGTTCATTTGGTCAGGATGGTGGCAGCAGTGGTCCGCAGATGGATATCTTGGATTTAGAGAAAGCCGTGTCGGAAGGCTGCCAGTTATTAGGTGCCTCTTCCCATTTCGACTTCATCTATTTCGATGCCTGTTTTATGCAAGGAATTGAAGTGGCATATCAGTTCCGCAACTATACGGATTATTTAGTGGCATGCCCGTTGGAAACACCCGGACCGGGTTCTCCTTATGATTTAGTATTAGAGCCGTTGTTTGCCGACAGTCGGGCGGATGTCGTAGGTATGGCCGAAACGTATTACGATTCGTATGCGGCCCTTTATGCCGGCGGAGTAGGCGGAAGCAATGATCACTGGACTTCGGGTGCTGCTATCTCGGTGGTGAATACGGCGGGGCTGACCTATTTGGCGGAGGAAACCCGCTCCATTTATCAGAATCATGCGGATGAAATTTATGCTTTGACCGAGGCCGACTTGGCCGATGTACAAGTGTTTGATTCGGACCGGCGTTATGGCGGTGTATACAAACAGGCATATTATGATTTCGGCGATCTGGTTAAACACATAGCTTCCGATGACGAATATAGCCGCTGGTCGTTGGCTCTCAACGAGGCAGTGCCATACAAGGCTAGTACGCCGACCTGTTATTCTGTGTATTATGGTGGTTGGGGCGGTAATATGCCCATTCTTTCTTTTTCCGGCCTGTCGTCTTATTTTCCGTTCCAGCAGGATACAAAATATGCCAGCTGGAATACGTATTATAAAGGTTTGGCATGGGCCGAATATATCGGATTGTGGTGA